A single region of the Neotabrizicola shimadae genome encodes:
- a CDS encoding RNA degradosome polyphosphate kinase, whose translation MTQADFLKAPFPAPVSLPAAEITGPGRFFNRELSWLAFNWRVLDEAANPAVPLLERLRFLSISATNLDEFYTVRVAGLRALVRAGNTTPSEDGRTPAEQLRLINEDARRLMQVQQTTFNKLKKEMEAEGITLLTRSKLTSRDLKHLEKHFLDKVFPVLSPLAIDPAHPFPFIPNTGFSLALELERVSDHRALQALLPIPQQIARFVPLPGREGENRFLPLEELLLLHLDMLFPGFTDRGHCLFRVLRDSDLEVEDEAEDLVREFETALKRRRRGEVIRLKMSAGAPPELKELIMEELAVTEQEVVEVRGLLGVADLKELVLSSRPDLLWPPFTPRVPERVQDHDGDLFAAIKQKDILLHHPYETFDLVIRFLEQAARDPNVLAIKQTLYRTSWDSPIVSALCEAAEAGKSVTALVELKARFDEAANIRQSRRLERSGAHVVYGFVNYKTHAKISTVVRREGENLVTYTHYGTGNYHPITARIYTDLSFFTCDAALGRDATKVFNYLSGYVQPQGLENLAIAPVTLKPRLLELIGAEADHARAGRPAEIWAKLNSLIEPDVIDALYSASNAEVKINLVVRGICGLRPGVKGLSENIRVKSIVGRFLEHSRIVCFGNGGGLPSKKARVFLSSADWMSRNLTRRVETLVEAHNPTVKNQIMGQIMAANLADEAQSWVLDAMGRYRRFLPEKDETLFNCHRFFMENPSLSGRGSAGAKDVQRLATLRDEGQAA comes from the coding sequence GTTCCCTGCCCCGGTTTCGCTGCCCGCGGCCGAAATCACCGGACCGGGTCGCTTCTTCAACCGCGAGCTCAGCTGGCTCGCCTTCAACTGGCGTGTGCTGGACGAAGCCGCGAATCCTGCCGTGCCGCTTCTGGAACGTCTGCGCTTCCTGTCGATCAGCGCAACCAACCTTGACGAATTCTACACCGTCCGCGTCGCCGGCCTGCGCGCGCTCGTCCGCGCCGGCAATACCACCCCGTCCGAGGATGGCCGCACTCCGGCCGAACAGCTGCGGCTCATCAACGAGGATGCGCGCCGCCTGATGCAGGTACAGCAGACCACGTTCAACAAGCTGAAGAAGGAAATGGAGGCCGAGGGCATCACGCTGCTCACCCGGTCAAAGCTTACCTCGCGCGACCTGAAACACCTGGAAAAGCACTTCCTCGACAAGGTCTTCCCGGTGCTTTCGCCGCTTGCCATCGACCCGGCACACCCGTTCCCCTTCATCCCCAACACGGGCTTCTCCCTGGCGCTGGAGCTGGAACGCGTGTCCGATCACCGCGCCCTCCAGGCACTTCTGCCCATTCCCCAGCAGATCGCCCGCTTCGTGCCGTTGCCGGGGCGCGAGGGCGAAAACCGCTTCCTGCCCCTCGAAGAGCTTCTGCTCCTGCACCTCGACATGCTCTTCCCAGGCTTCACCGACCGCGGCCATTGCCTGTTCCGCGTGCTGCGCGACAGCGACCTCGAAGTCGAGGACGAGGCCGAAGACCTGGTGCGCGAGTTCGAAACCGCACTCAAGCGCCGCCGCCGGGGCGAGGTGATCCGGCTCAAGATGTCCGCCGGCGCCCCGCCCGAGCTGAAAGAGCTCATCATGGAAGAGCTCGCCGTCACCGAACAGGAAGTGGTCGAGGTGCGCGGCCTGCTCGGTGTGGCCGACCTCAAGGAACTGGTGCTGTCCTCGCGCCCCGATCTTCTCTGGCCGCCCTTCACGCCCCGTGTGCCCGAACGGGTGCAGGATCACGACGGCGATCTCTTCGCCGCCATCAAGCAGAAGGACATCCTTCTGCACCATCCCTACGAAACCTTCGATCTGGTGATCCGCTTTCTGGAACAGGCCGCGCGCGACCCGAACGTGCTGGCCATCAAGCAGACGCTCTACCGCACCAGCTGGGACAGCCCCATCGTCAGCGCGCTCTGCGAGGCGGCAGAGGCGGGCAAGTCCGTGACCGCGCTGGTCGAGCTGAAGGCCCGCTTCGACGAGGCCGCCAACATCCGCCAAAGCCGCCGGCTGGAACGGTCCGGCGCGCATGTCGTCTATGGCTTCGTGAACTACAAGACCCACGCGAAGATCAGTACCGTGGTCCGGCGCGAGGGCGAGAACCTGGTCACCTATACCCACTACGGCACCGGCAACTATCACCCGATCACTGCGCGCATCTACACCGACCTGTCGTTTTTCACCTGTGATGCCGCGCTTGGCCGCGATGCCACCAAGGTCTTCAACTATCTCTCCGGCTATGTTCAGCCTCAGGGTCTGGAAAACCTCGCCATCGCCCCGGTCACGCTGAAACCGCGCCTTCTGGAACTGATCGGGGCCGAGGCCGACCACGCCCGCGCCGGCCGCCCGGCGGAAATCTGGGCCAAGCTGAACTCGCTGATCGAGCCCGACGTGATCGACGCGCTCTATTCTGCCTCGAATGCCGAGGTGAAGATCAACCTCGTGGTGCGCGGCATCTGCGGCCTGCGCCCCGGCGTGAAGGGTCTCAGCGAAAACATCCGCGTGAAGTCCATCGTCGGGCGGTTCCTGGAACATAGCCGAATCGTCTGCTTCGGCAACGGTGGTGGTCTGCCCTCGAAGAAGGCGCGCGTCTTCCTGTCCTCTGCCGACTGGATGAGCCGCAACCTGACGCGCCGGGTCGAGACGCTCGTCGAGGCGCATAACCCCACGGTCAAGAACCAGATCATGGGGCAGATCATGGCCGCCAATCTCGCGGACGAGGCACAAAGCTGGGTGCTGGATGCGATGGGCCGCTATCGCCGCTTCCTGCCCGAGAAGGACGAGACGCTGTTCAACTGCCACCGCTTCTTCATGGAAAACCCCTCGCTCTCGGGGCGCGGCTCGGCGGGGGCCAAGGACGTCCAGCGCCTGGCCACGCTGCGCGACGAAGGCCAGGCCGCCTGA
- a CDS encoding Ppx/GppA family phosphatase, producing the protein MPADHSHDDHGPFGRPLFDDPSARALSRVGVVDVGSNSIRMVVFDGAARSPAYFYNEKIMAGLGKNLAETGRLNPEGRVRAVAALKRFALLAEGMGIAPLTVVATAATREAEDGPDFQAEVLRETGLKLWVIDGDEEARLSAQGVLLGWPDAKGVVCDIGGNSMELARIGDGKVGRRVSTPLGPFRLQQAAPTPDKRRLHIDRILKDAQAQIRSEGERIYLVGGSWRVIARLDMERRNYPLTVLHEYRMTPRSLLDTLDWIAASDLALLRARTGTSADRMELVPLACEVLREVVKLLKPSEIDVSAYGIREGLLYEQMPDRLRQRDPLIEAARMAELTSARMPGFGRKLYDFLAPLFRDWPEDRMRLVKAACLLHDTTWRAHPDYRAEVCFDNATRANLGGLDHPGRVFLGLSLLHRYKNSRAGSRLEPLFRLLTEDEMAQAEVLGKAMRFGAMFSIGDPAEAATLSWRPKKRVIELALTERGRGLYGEVAQARFQSLALALKAVPAVIGANEVLA; encoded by the coding sequence ATGCCTGCCGACCATTCCCACGATGATCACGGCCCCTTCGGCCGCCCGCTGTTCGACGATCCCTCTGCCAGGGCCCTGTCGCGCGTCGGCGTGGTGGACGTGGGCTCGAACTCCATCCGCATGGTGGTCTTCGACGGCGCGGCGCGCAGCCCCGCCTATTTCTACAACGAAAAGATCATGGCCGGCCTCGGCAAGAACCTGGCCGAAACCGGCAGGCTCAACCCCGAGGGCCGAGTCCGGGCGGTGGCCGCGCTGAAACGCTTCGCGCTTCTGGCCGAAGGCATGGGCATCGCCCCCCTCACCGTCGTCGCCACCGCCGCCACGCGCGAGGCCGAGGACGGCCCCGACTTCCAGGCCGAGGTGCTGCGCGAAACCGGGCTGAAGCTCTGGGTCATCGACGGCGACGAAGAGGCGCGTCTGTCGGCCCAGGGCGTGCTCCTCGGCTGGCCCGACGCCAAGGGCGTGGTCTGCGACATCGGCGGCAACTCGATGGAACTGGCCCGCATCGGCGACGGCAAGGTCGGTCGCCGCGTCTCCACGCCCCTCGGCCCCTTCCGGCTCCAGCAGGCCGCGCCCACCCCCGACAAGCGCCGCCTGCACATCGACCGCATCCTGAAGGACGCCCAGGCCCAGATCCGCTCGGAAGGCGAACGCATCTACCTCGTCGGCGGCTCCTGGCGCGTCATCGCGCGGCTCGACATGGAACGGCGCAACTACCCGCTCACCGTGCTCCACGAATACCGCATGACGCCGCGCTCGCTCCTCGACACGCTCGACTGGATCGCCGCCTCCGACCTCGCCCTCCTGCGCGCCCGCACCGGCACTTCGGCCGACCGTATGGAACTGGTCCCCCTCGCCTGCGAGGTTCTGCGCGAAGTGGTGAAACTCCTCAAACCCTCCGAAATCGACGTCTCCGCCTATGGCATCCGCGAGGGCCTGCTCTACGAACAGATGCCCGACCGCCTGCGCCAGCGCGACCCGCTGATCGAGGCCGCGCGCATGGCCGAACTCACCTCGGCCCGCATGCCCGGCTTCGGTCGCAAGCTCTATGACTTCCTCGCGCCCCTCTTCCGGGACTGGCCCGAGGACCGGATGCGCCTGGTGAAGGCCGCCTGCCTGTTGCACGACACCACCTGGCGCGCCCACCCCGATTACCGGGCCGAAGTCTGCTTCGACAACGCCACCCGCGCCAACCTCGGCGGGCTCGACCATCCCGGCCGCGTCTTCCTCGGCCTGTCGCTCCTGCACCGATACAAAAACAGCCGCGCGGGCTCGCGCCTCGAACCCCTGTTCCGCCTGCTGACAGAGGACGAGATGGCCCAGGCCGAAGTCCTCGGCAAAGCCATGCGCTTCGGCGCCATGTTCTCCATCGGCGACCCGGCCGAAGCCGCCACCCTGTCCTGGCGCCCGAAAAAGCGCGTGATCGAGCTTGCCCTCACCGAACGCGGCCGCGGCCTTTACGGCGAGGTCGCGCAGGCCCGCTTCCAGTCGCTCGCCCTGGCACTGAAGGCCGTTCCCGCCGTCATCGGCGCGAACGAGGTCCTGGCGTGA